In a genomic window of Paracoccaceae bacterium:
- a CDS encoding class II fructose-bisphosphate aldolase, which produces MTLVTLADVLQPALKHGYAVAGLVTLGWEDMRAYVAAAEAEEVPVILQAGPSCRAHTPLPVLGAMFRYLAENASVPVVAHLDHGYTFEDCKIAIESGFTSVMFDGSRKPLPDNIAETATIADMAHAAGVSCEGEIGFVGYSGGEASAGTDPDEAAQFARDTGVDAMAISVGNIHLQQDKAGGLDMDRIRAIEAVTDVPLVIHGGSGVPMDQRRILSRGSSVCKFNIGTELRMAFGAALRNSIDSDPDRFDRVSILKDTHDPIVAATRTVLNGFKGA; this is translated from the coding sequence ATGACACTCGTAACACTGGCTGATGTACTGCAGCCTGCGTTGAAACATGGTTATGCGGTTGCCGGGCTGGTGACCCTTGGCTGGGAAGACATGCGCGCTTATGTGGCAGCCGCCGAAGCCGAAGAGGTACCGGTCATCCTGCAGGCTGGTCCATCTTGTCGCGCACACACCCCCCTGCCCGTTCTGGGCGCAATGTTTCGATATCTTGCGGAAAATGCCAGCGTCCCTGTCGTTGCGCACTTGGATCACGGCTATACCTTTGAGGACTGCAAGATTGCCATCGAAAGTGGTTTTACGTCGGTGATGTTTGACGGATCGCGTAAACCCTTGCCCGATAATATTGCCGAAACCGCAACCATCGCCGACATGGCCCATGCCGCAGGGGTTTCCTGTGAAGGTGAGATCGGGTTTGTCGGCTATTCAGGCGGCGAAGCCTCCGCCGGCACCGACCCGGACGAAGCCGCCCAATTCGCCCGCGACACGGGCGTAGATGCCATGGCGATTTCCGTGGGCAACATACATTTGCAACAGGACAAGGCAGGCGGTCTTGACATGGACCGCATACGCGCCATTGAGGCGGTCACGGATGTTCCCCTCGTTATCCATGGCGGCTCTGGCGTACCGATGGATCAGCGCCGGATCCTGTCGCGCGGATCATCGGTCTGCAAATTCAACATCGGCACGGAACTGCGCATGGCGTTCGGAGCAGCCTTGCGCAACTCGATAGACAGCGATCCCGACAGATTTGACCGGGTCAGCATATTGAAAGACACCCATGACCCGATTGTCGCGGCAACACGCACTGTCTTAAACGGTTTCAAGGGAGCATAG
- a CDS encoding 5-deoxy-glucuronate isomerase, translated as MHIAPYDNQNKPIVDAGDDLVPLNYFNIVKLKKGEVFEYAVPGYETCIVPATGTVDVDVDGAAFAKLGNRTVDVWDGEPEGVYVPVGAKVRITCLTDATETFIAGAKYDKVLEPFDVRADGLDKVQYGSDDTKTHRKIKHILGANHHDKVGRLLVSELYTVGQGGWSGFPSHKHDTDRLPEETRHDETYNFRFKPNYGSGVQMLQREEGKAGDAYHIVDGSTIMIDKGYHPCAVLPGYEMYYFTILGGLSQRSLKQFFQPTHAEQLHTIPGIMDMVAKFK; from the coding sequence ATGCATATTGCGCCCTATGACAACCAAAACAAACCTATTGTGGACGCTGGTGACGATCTGGTGCCGCTGAATTATTTCAACATCGTGAAGCTCAAGAAAGGCGAGGTGTTCGAATACGCGGTACCGGGATATGAGACCTGCATCGTACCCGCGACGGGAACCGTCGATGTGGATGTGGATGGCGCTGCCTTCGCCAAATTGGGAAACCGCACGGTTGATGTCTGGGATGGTGAGCCCGAAGGCGTCTACGTGCCCGTTGGTGCAAAGGTGCGCATCACCTGCCTGACAGATGCCACCGAAACCTTCATCGCAGGTGCTAAGTACGACAAGGTGCTGGAACCATTTGATGTGCGTGCTGACGGGCTCGACAAGGTGCAATACGGCTCCGATGACACGAAAACACATCGTAAAATCAAACACATACTGGGGGCGAACCATCACGACAAAGTGGGTCGCCTTCTGGTTAGCGAATTATACACGGTGGGCCAAGGTGGCTGGTCTGGTTTTCCGTCTCACAAACACGACACCGACCGTCTGCCGGAAGAAACCCGTCATGACGAGACCTATAACTTCCGCTTCAAGCCGAATTACGGTTCCGGCGTGCAGATGTTGCAGCGTGAAGAGGGCAAGGCGGGCGATGCCTACCACATCGTGGATGGCTCGACGATCATGATCGACAAAGGTTATCATCCCTGCGCTGTTTTACCCGGTTATGAGATGTATTACTTCACTATTCTGGGCGGTCTGTCACAGCGCAGCCTGAAACAGTTTTTTCAACCCACCCATGCCGAACAACTCCACACCATTCCGGGTATCATGGATATGGTGGCGAAATTTAAATGA
- the iolC gene encoding 5-dehydro-2-deoxygluconokinase: MTLAGLAEGSFLVIGRVGMDLCPEPAGTCTRDAETMVVGMGGSSANIAAGLVKLGCKAALVTSVSDDAVGWYCEGQLDRYGVERTYVSRIRGEERTSLAVYETRVEDHQSVIYRNNAADFQMTVNDVEAVEYTRFGALITAGTVFAAEPSRSAAFRAFELARAAGLPIIFDVDYRPYSWPSPEVAEEVLSRAGALSDVIVGNDEEFGFMAGDINKGLEKARALATTTAKIVIYKMGHKGAITFADGQEMRTGIYAIQAVKPTGAGDSFMAGFLAGLTEGRAMKEAVLRGSACASVVVAKTGCAPAMPDTAELEEFLATHPGPSES, from the coding sequence ATGACGCTGGCTGGACTCGCGGAAGGCAGCTTCCTGGTGATCGGGCGCGTCGGCATGGACCTTTGCCCTGAACCTGCCGGTACGTGTACGCGCGACGCGGAAACCATGGTTGTGGGCATGGGCGGCAGTAGCGCGAACATCGCCGCAGGCCTTGTTAAACTGGGCTGTAAAGCGGCGCTTGTGACTTCGGTTTCTGACGATGCTGTAGGCTGGTATTGCGAAGGGCAATTGGACCGTTACGGTGTGGAGCGCACCTATGTATCGCGCATTCGCGGCGAAGAACGCACCTCGCTGGCGGTCTATGAAACCCGTGTCGAAGACCATCAGAGCGTGATTTATCGCAACAATGCAGCTGATTTTCAGATGACGGTCAACGATGTCGAGGCGGTGGAATACACCCGATTTGGCGCGCTGATCACAGCCGGTACGGTCTTTGCGGCAGAACCCTCGCGCTCTGCGGCTTTTCGGGCGTTTGAACTCGCGCGCGCTGCGGGTTTGCCGATCATTTTTGACGTGGATTACCGCCCCTATAGCTGGCCCTCCCCTGAGGTCGCCGAAGAGGTGCTGTCACGTGCGGGGGCGTTGTCTGATGTCATCGTCGGCAACGACGAAGAATTCGGTTTCATGGCCGGCGACATCAACAAAGGCCTCGAAAAAGCCCGCGCACTCGCAACCACAACAGCCAAAATCGTGATCTACAAAATGGGCCATAAAGGCGCTATCACCTTTGCCGACGGGCAAGAGATGCGCACCGGTATCTATGCCATTCAAGCCGTTAAACCCACTGGGGCCGGGGACAGCTTCATGGCCGGATTTCTGGCTGGGTTGACCGAAGGGCGCGCGATGAAAGAGGCCGTTTTACGCGGGTCCGCGTGCGCCTCGGTCGTCGTGGCTAAAACCGGTTGCGCTCCTGCCATGCCCGACACCGCAGAGCTTGAAGAATTCCTCGCCACGCACCCTGGCCCCTCAGAAAGTTAA
- the iolD gene encoding 3D-(3,5/4)-trihydroxycyclohexane-1,2-dione acylhydrolase (decyclizing), giving the protein MTASTETIRLTTAQAIIRWLSSQFIEIDGVEMRVCGGGFGIFGHGNVTCLGEALYDRQTELPLYRGQNEQSMGFAAAGYAKQWLRQRFMFCTASAGPGTSNLLTAAALAHANRLPMLMLCGDTFLTRLPDPVLQQLENYGDPTCGVNDAFKPVSRYWDRITHPAQVIQSLPAALATLLDPADCGPAFLGLPQDVQGWSYDYPTVFFDKKIHRIRRTSPDVAEILDVVELLKSAERPMIIAGGGVQYSRATDALLQFAEAHQIPVVETIAGRANLLNDHPLNIGPIGVTGSDSANAVAEAADVILAVGTRLQDFTTGSWTAFAKDARIISLNAARHDAAKHRSLPVVADAKTALLALADALSYKTPQKWVEFAQSERVKWNAYVAENIAHGNRPNSYAQAIGVVNALCDPRDRVVAAAGGLPAEVTANWRTLGLGTVDVEFGFSCMGYEIAGAWGGRIAQCQRESDKDTIVFIGDGSYMMLNSDIYSSVLSQKKLIILVLDNGGFAVINKLQNNTGNESFNNLIADCPTVPEPFGVDFEAHAAAQGAIAETVSNPSELGDAFMRAKASDRTHVIVMKVDAYEGWTTQGHTWWEVGTPHVSDNAKVTQAHVDWEASRDKQRKGV; this is encoded by the coding sequence ATGACAGCCTCAACAGAAACAATCCGCCTGACCACGGCGCAGGCGATCATTCGCTGGCTTTCCAGTCAGTTCATCGAGATCGACGGCGTGGAAATGCGGGTCTGTGGCGGCGGTTTCGGCATCTTTGGACATGGCAACGTGACATGTCTGGGCGAAGCGCTCTACGACAGGCAGACGGAACTGCCGCTTTACCGTGGGCAGAACGAACAGAGCATGGGCTTCGCTGCGGCAGGCTATGCCAAGCAATGGCTGCGCCAACGGTTCATGTTCTGCACAGCCAGCGCCGGTCCAGGTACTTCAAACCTGCTGACAGCGGCTGCTTTGGCGCATGCCAATCGGCTGCCGATGTTGATGCTGTGTGGTGATACGTTCCTGACACGCCTGCCCGATCCGGTATTACAACAGCTGGAGAACTATGGAGATCCGACCTGCGGGGTGAATGATGCTTTCAAACCGGTGTCACGGTATTGGGACCGGATCACCCATCCGGCACAGGTCATCCAATCCCTGCCTGCCGCCCTTGCCACCTTGCTTGACCCTGCTGATTGCGGTCCTGCGTTTCTGGGATTACCGCAGGATGTTCAGGGTTGGTCGTATGATTACCCGACAGTGTTCTTTGACAAAAAGATACATCGCATTCGCCGCACTTCGCCGGACGTGGCGGAGATTTTGGATGTCGTTGAATTGCTGAAATCTGCCGAGCGTCCGATGATCATCGCTGGAGGTGGTGTGCAGTACTCCCGTGCCACCGACGCGTTATTGCAATTTGCCGAGGCGCATCAAATCCCGGTTGTAGAGACAATCGCAGGACGCGCCAATCTCTTGAACGATCACCCCCTGAACATCGGGCCTATCGGTGTGACGGGCTCGGACAGCGCGAATGCCGTGGCTGAGGCGGCAGATGTCATTCTGGCGGTCGGGACGCGCTTGCAGGATTTCACGACTGGCTCATGGACCGCCTTTGCCAAGGATGCGCGCATCATTTCGCTCAATGCAGCGCGCCATGATGCGGCAAAACACCGATCCCTGCCTGTTGTGGCGGACGCAAAAACCGCGCTTTTGGCGTTGGCAGACGCATTGAGCTACAAAACACCACAAAAATGGGTGGAATTTGCGCAATCCGAACGCGTGAAATGGAACGCCTATGTCGCCGAAAACATCGCGCACGGAAACCGACCCAATTCCTATGCGCAGGCCATTGGCGTTGTGAACGCGCTGTGTGATCCACGGGACCGTGTGGTAGCCGCGGCGGGGGGATTGCCCGCCGAGGTTACCGCCAACTGGCGCACCCTTGGTCTTGGGACCGTCGATGTTGAATTCGGGTTTTCCTGCATGGGATATGAGATCGCCGGGGCCTGGGGTGGGCGCATCGCGCAATGCCAGCGCGAGTCGGACAAGGACACCATCGTATTTATCGGTGACGGCTCTTACATGATGCTGAATTCAGACATCTATTCTTCGGTGCTCAGTCAGAAGAAACTGATCATACTGGTTCTGGACAATGGTGGTTTTGCGGTCATCAACAAGTTGCAGAACAACACGGGCAATGAAAGTTTCAACAACCTGATCGCGGATTGCCCGACCGTACCGGAACCTTTCGGCGTGGATTTCGAGGCCCATGCGGCAGCACAAGGCGCGATTGCCGAAACGGTTTCAAATCCGTCGGAGTTGGGCGATGCGTTCATGCGCGCCAAAGCCAGCGACCGAACCCATGTGATTGTAATGAAGGTCGATGCCTATGAAGGCTGGACCACTCAAGGCCATACCTGGTGGGAAGTGGGCACGCCCCATGTCAGCGACAACGCCAAGGTCACACAAGCGCACGTTGATTGGGAAGCCAGCCGCGACAAACAGCGAAAGGGCGTGTAA
- a CDS encoding Gfo/Idh/MocA family oxidoreductase encodes MPQIGIGILGGGYMGKAHAVAMSAVGAVFNTALRPRLEMICASSLQSAEKYRDAYGFQRATGDWQYLVNDPKVEGIVIASPQETHRAIAEAALALGKPVFCEKPLGASLDDSRAMVAAAQTAGVPNMVGFNYIRTPASQFVRKLITQGEIGEITWFRGEHTEDFYADPQAPASWRTQGHANGTMGDLAPHMINAALALMGPITRVMAEVETVHKSRPGGAVTNDDHAQMMCRFANGAMGQMYFSRIATGRKMGYCYEITGTKGAVRFDQEDQNAVWLYRMDGPEAERGFTKILTGPAHPDYLPLCQGPGHGTGYQDQIIIEARDFLHAIETGENTWPTFQDGHDVNCIIDAAMRSAQAEKWQNV; translated from the coding sequence ATGCCACAGATTGGAATTGGTATCCTGGGCGGTGGATATATGGGGAAAGCCCATGCAGTGGCCATGTCTGCGGTTGGTGCGGTGTTCAACACTGCTCTGCGGCCAAGGCTCGAAATGATTTGCGCATCAAGTTTGCAAAGCGCCGAAAAGTATCGCGATGCTTATGGTTTTCAGCGCGCAACAGGCGATTGGCAGTATTTGGTCAATGATCCCAAGGTAGAGGGTATCGTTATTGCGTCGCCGCAGGAAACACACCGTGCCATAGCTGAAGCGGCTCTTGCGCTGGGCAAACCAGTGTTTTGTGAAAAACCGCTAGGCGCGTCACTGGACGACAGCCGTGCGATGGTCGCGGCGGCGCAGACGGCGGGTGTGCCCAATATGGTTGGGTTTAACTACATTCGCACCCCAGCCAGCCAGTTTGTCCGCAAGTTGATCACGCAGGGTGAGATTGGCGAAATCACTTGGTTTCGCGGCGAGCACACCGAGGATTTTTACGCTGATCCACAAGCGCCGGCCTCATGGCGGACGCAGGGACATGCCAATGGCACGATGGGCGATCTGGCGCCACATATGATCAACGCCGCTCTGGCGCTGATGGGGCCGATCACCCGCGTCATGGCCGAAGTCGAGACGGTGCATAAATCCCGCCCAGGTGGCGCGGTTACTAATGATGATCACGCGCAAATGATGTGCCGGTTTGCCAATGGCGCCATGGGGCAGATGTATTTCAGCCGTATCGCAACGGGGCGGAAAATGGGCTATTGCTATGAAATTACTGGCACAAAAGGTGCTGTGCGATTTGACCAGGAAGACCAGAATGCGGTCTGGCTATATCGGATGGACGGGCCGGAGGCAGAGCGCGGATTCACCAAAATACTGACCGGCCCGGCGCATCCGGATTACCTGCCGCTTTGTCAGGGGCCGGGGCATGGCACCGGCTATCAGGATCAGATCATCATTGAGGCACGCGACTTTCTGCATGCGATTGAGACGGGCGAAAACACATGGCCCACGTTTCAGGATGGCCACGATGTGAATTGCATCATAGATGCGGCGATGCGATCAGCTCAGGCCGAAAAATGGCAAAACGTTTAG
- a CDS encoding TIM barrel protein: MTMRIGNAPCSWGVEFADDPRNPTWQSVLKDCAAAGYKGIELGPVGFMPEDPVVLRDALAENDLELIGGVVFRPFHDAEAWEDVLDASTRTCKALTAHGAQHLVLIDSISPRRAPTAGRADEAEQMDASEWAAYRDRIATIARMGSEEYGLTVGIHAHAAGFMDFEPELERLLNEVDESLLKICFDTGHHSYAGFDPVGFMKRHIGRISYMHFKDIDPAVKADVIAKRTGFYDACGQGIFCNLGQGDVDFAAVRQVLIDAGFEGWCTVEQDCDPTLDPDPIGDAKANREYLESIGFK, encoded by the coding sequence ATGACGATGAGAATTGGCAATGCGCCCTGCTCTTGGGGCGTGGAATTTGCGGATGATCCGCGCAACCCGACATGGCAGTCGGTCCTGAAAGACTGTGCCGCCGCTGGTTACAAAGGCATTGAATTGGGACCGGTGGGTTTCATGCCCGAAGACCCGGTTGTTTTGCGCGACGCTCTTGCGGAAAACGATCTTGAGTTGATCGGTGGCGTGGTATTCCGTCCGTTTCATGACGCGGAAGCCTGGGAGGATGTGCTGGACGCTTCAACGCGCACTTGTAAGGCGTTGACGGCGCATGGTGCGCAACATCTGGTCCTGATCGATTCCATCTCGCCACGCCGGGCGCCGACTGCCGGGCGCGCGGATGAAGCCGAGCAGATGGACGCATCCGAATGGGCGGCCTATCGGGACCGCATTGCCACCATCGCGCGGATGGGTAGCGAAGAATACGGTCTCACGGTTGGCATACATGCACATGCGGCGGGGTTCATGGATTTCGAACCAGAGCTGGAACGTTTGTTGAATGAGGTGGATGAAAGTCTTCTCAAGATCTGTTTTGACACAGGTCACCATTCCTATGCAGGGTTTGATCCGGTTGGCTTTATGAAGCGCCACATCGGACGCATTTCTTACATGCACTTCAAAGATATTGACCCTGCGGTCAAAGCGGATGTCATTGCCAAACGGACAGGGTTTTATGACGCCTGCGGTCAGGGGATCTTCTGCAATCTCGGGCAGGGCGACGTCGATTTTGCCGCTGTCCGGCAGGTTTTGATAGACGCAGGTTTTGAAGGATGGTGCACGGTAGAGCAAGATTGCGACCCGACGCTGGATCCTGATCCGATCGGGGACGCAAAGGCGAACCGCGAATACCTTGAGTCCATCGGTTTTAAGTAG
- a CDS encoding Gfo/Idh/MocA family oxidoreductase has product MEKLNWGMIGGGEGSQIGPAHRLGAGLDGAFTFAAGALDHRPDAGINYGRRMGLGDRAYGSWQDMLAGEKAREDRVDLVTVATPNATHFEITKAFLEDGFNVLCEKPMTMTVEEGEEIVKLTRSTGRICAVNYGYSGYSLVRHMRAMVARGDIGKVRLVKAEFAHGHHADAADADNPRVRWRYDPTQAGVSAQFADCGIHAMHMASFVCRQEVTRLSADTVSCIDVRELEDDAMVNFRMDGGAVGRLWTSSIALGRQHGLTLQVFGETGGLRWAQEQPNQLYHMPLNGRLQVIERGEGNLSPEADRTSRVTVGHAEGMPLAFANIYSDLAEAIHAQKEGRPIDPAANLYPRAEDGLRSMAAVYAVAASGKQDGAWLDARPPMFR; this is encoded by the coding sequence ATGGAAAAACTGAACTGGGGCATGATCGGCGGCGGAGAAGGCAGTCAGATCGGTCCGGCACATCGTCTGGGTGCAGGCTTGGACGGCGCTTTCACATTCGCGGCTGGAGCGCTGGATCACCGCCCCGACGCAGGCATCAATTACGGACGCCGTATGGGGCTTGGGGATCGTGCCTACGGGAGTTGGCAAGACATGTTGGCAGGCGAGAAGGCACGGGAGGACCGCGTGGATCTGGTAACGGTGGCGACGCCCAATGCGACCCATTTTGAAATCACCAAAGCTTTCCTTGAGGATGGCTTCAATGTGCTGTGTGAAAAGCCAATGACAATGACCGTCGAGGAAGGCGAGGAAATCGTCAAACTCACGCGTTCAACCGGTAGGATTTGCGCCGTGAACTATGGCTATTCCGGATATTCTCTCGTCCGCCACATGCGGGCGATGGTGGCGCGAGGCGACATTGGAAAAGTGCGTCTGGTCAAGGCGGAATTCGCTCACGGCCATCATGCAGATGCAGCAGACGCCGATAATCCGCGTGTACGCTGGCGCTATGATCCGACACAAGCCGGGGTGTCTGCGCAATTTGCGGATTGCGGTATCCATGCGATGCATATGGCGTCTTTTGTCTGTCGGCAGGAAGTCACACGCCTGAGCGCGGATACGGTGTCCTGCATCGATGTGCGTGAACTCGAAGATGATGCGATGGTCAATTTCCGGATGGATGGCGGGGCTGTCGGGCGGTTGTGGACATCTTCCATCGCGCTCGGACGTCAGCATGGCCTGACACTCCAGGTTTTTGGGGAGACCGGAGGGTTACGCTGGGCACAAGAACAGCCCAATCAGCTCTATCACATGCCGCTCAATGGACGCTTGCAGGTCATCGAGCGTGGCGAAGGCAATCTGTCGCCCGAGGCAGATCGCACCAGCCGCGTCACTGTGGGGCACGCCGAGGGGATGCCGCTGGCTTTCGCCAATATTTACAGCGATCTGGCCGAAGCAATTCACGCACAAAAAGAAGGTCGTCCGATAGATCCGGCGGCCAACCTCTATCCGCGCGCCGAAGACGGGTTGCGCTCCATGGCTGCGGTTTATGCCGTTGCTGCATCCGGCAAACAGGACGGTGCATGGCTTGATGCACGCCCGCCGATGTTCAGGTAA
- a CDS encoding LacI family DNA-binding transcriptional regulator: protein MAITLKEVAERAGVSRSAVSRAFTDGASVSEKMRRKVEKAAKELGYSPNALASSLTTGRTKLIGLVSNNFHNPIFLQVFDLFTRGLQDRGLRPLLVNLTDETNPDASVRMLRQYSVDGAVVASSTLSPEFAQAFRDAGVPVVHSFGRSSSAPQVHVVGIDNVECGRMAARTLIARGYRKIAFLGGPEDATSTQDRYAGFFEVLNTQPGLETSYSFAEAYSFDAGRNEMLRLLTSDPAQAYFCGDDVLSIGVLSAIRGSGLNVPEDIGIIGLNDMEMARWQNIDLTTIHQPIRQIVTSSIELMVAMLDDPNRYPEARIFPCSVVERGTLRPLT, encoded by the coding sequence ATGGCCATCACATTGAAAGAGGTTGCCGAGCGCGCCGGAGTATCCCGATCTGCCGTATCGCGCGCCTTCACGGATGGGGCGTCGGTTTCCGAAAAAATGCGGCGCAAAGTAGAAAAAGCCGCAAAGGAACTGGGGTACAGCCCGAATGCTCTGGCATCTTCTCTGACCACCGGGCGCACCAAATTGATCGGCCTCGTTTCCAACAACTTCCACAATCCCATTTTTCTACAGGTTTTTGACCTGTTTACGCGCGGCCTCCAAGACCGCGGCCTGCGACCCTTGCTGGTTAACCTGACGGATGAAACAAATCCGGATGCCTCGGTACGCATGTTGCGCCAATACTCCGTGGACGGTGCTGTTGTTGCCTCCTCCACGTTGTCGCCCGAGTTTGCACAAGCGTTTCGGGATGCCGGGGTTCCCGTTGTTCATAGCTTTGGGCGGTCTTCCAGTGCACCGCAGGTACATGTTGTCGGAATTGATAACGTTGAATGCGGGCGCATGGCGGCACGTACCCTGATCGCGCGGGGATATAGGAAGATTGCCTTCCTGGGTGGTCCCGAAGACGCCACATCCACTCAAGACCGTTACGCAGGTTTCTTTGAAGTTTTGAACACCCAACCCGGATTGGAAACCAGTTATTCCTTTGCAGAGGCCTATTCCTTTGATGCCGGGCGCAATGAAATGCTCCGTTTGCTGACCTCAGACCCGGCGCAGGCCTATTTTTGCGGCGATGATGTTCTTTCGATCGGTGTTTTATCCGCGATCAGGGGCAGTGGATTGAACGTACCAGAAGACATCGGGATTATCGGTTTGAACGACATGGAAATGGCGCGTTGGCAGAACATTGATCTGACCACGATCCACCAGCCAATCCGCCAGATCGTGACCTCTTCCATTGAATTGATGGTCGCCATGCTGGACGACCCGAACCGTTACCCGGAAGCGCGCATTTTTCCCTGCTCCGTTGTGGAAAGGGGGACGTTGCGCCCCCTTACCTGA
- a CDS encoding sugar ABC transporter substrate-binding protein, which yields MTSLMKKLVLATAIVAAPFMAATNAAAEGEKYILVSHAPDSDSWWNTIKNGIALAGEQMGVEVEYRNPPTGDLADMARIIEQATASGPNGIITTLADFDVLSGPIRSAVDQGINVIIMNSGTPEQVREVGALMFVGQPEYDAGYAAGLRAKGDGIGSFVCVNHVISNTVVGERCRGFADGLGVDLGDSMIDSGQDPAEIKNRVTAYLTANPETDAILTLGPTSADPTIAAVKEMGIAGDIYFGTFDLGTEIVNAIKDDIINWGIDQQPFLQAYLPVVVLTNYDRYGVLPGNNINSGPGFVTKDALGKVEEFAGQYR from the coding sequence ATGACATCATTGATGAAGAAACTGGTGCTGGCCACGGCAATTGTCGCCGCACCTTTTATGGCTGCGACTAATGCGGCTGCGGAAGGCGAAAAATACATTCTGGTCAGCCACGCTCCGGACAGTGACAGTTGGTGGAATACCATCAAGAACGGCATTGCACTGGCGGGCGAGCAGATGGGTGTTGAAGTTGAATACCGCAACCCACCCACAGGCGATCTGGCGGATATGGCACGCATCATCGAGCAGGCAACAGCATCCGGTCCAAACGGGATTATCACGACGCTGGCGGATTTTGATGTGCTGAGTGGTCCGATCAGATCCGCTGTGGATCAAGGCATCAATGTGATCATCATGAACTCAGGTACCCCTGAGCAAGTACGCGAAGTCGGCGCCTTGATGTTTGTGGGTCAGCCTGAATATGACGCAGGTTATGCCGCCGGTCTGCGTGCCAAGGGCGACGGCATCGGCAGTTTTGTTTGCGTCAACCATGTGATTTCCAATACCGTTGTGGGCGAACGCTGCCGTGGTTTCGCCGATGGTCTGGGGGTTGATCTGGGTGATAGCATGATCGATTCCGGTCAGGACCCGGCAGAGATCAAGAACCGTGTCACCGCTTACCTTACGGCCAACCCTGAAACGGATGCAATCCTGACGCTTGGGCCAACCTCGGCAGACCCGACGATCGCAGCCGTAAAAGAAATGGGCATTGCGGGGGATATCTATTTCGGAACTTTCGATTTGGGTACCGAGATCGTCAACGCGATCAAGGACGACATCATCAACTGGGGTATCGACCAGCAGCCGTTCCTGCAGGCCTATCTGCCGGTCGTGGTTCTGACGAACTATGACCGTTACGGTGTTCTGCCAGGCAACAACATCAACTCTGGACCGGGCTTCGTGACCAAGGACGCATTGGGCAAAGTCGAAGAGTTCGCGGGTCAATACCGCTAA
- a CDS encoding ABC transporter permease — MSDAQTTDERVKEISGLRKALIRPELGGIVGTVAVFTFFLLFAFDSGMFNAQGIMNWTVVSAQFVIIAVGACLLMISGEFDLSVGSMIGFAGMMIAIFGVTMELPMWIAILITFVICVGFGAVNGYIVVKTGLPSFIVTLATLFILRGFTIFIPQTLERKTIIGGIREAAEGDWLAPLFGAKIFGGFFQMLGDAGVIDVFQRGTRQGQPVVDGIPMLIVWALLLVLIGHILLTRTKFGNWIFAAGGDPESARNSGVPVDRVKITMFMFTAFCATVFATCQVMEFGSAGADRGLLKEFEAIIAVVIGGALLTGGYGSVIGAALGALIFGVVQQGLFFAGVESSLFRVFLGVILLFAVILNTYIRRIITGER; from the coding sequence ATGTCAGATGCTCAAACGACCGACGAGCGCGTGAAGGAAATTTCCGGGCTGCGCAAAGCGCTGATCCGGCCGGAACTGGGCGGCATCGTGGGCACCGTCGCCGTCTTTACCTTCTTTCTGCTCTTTGCCTTCGACAGCGGCATGTTCAATGCCCAAGGCATCATGAACTGGACTGTAGTTTCCGCGCAATTTGTGATCATCGCTGTGGGCGCTTGTCTGTTGATGATATCCGGGGAATTCGACCTCAGTGTCGGATCCATGATTGGTTTCGCCGGTATGATGATCGCGATTTTCGGCGTCACCATGGAACTTCCGATGTGGATCGCAATCCTGATTACCTTTGTAATCTGCGTCGGCTTTGGCGCAGTCAATGGGTACATTGTGGTCAAGACCGGCCTGCCCAGTTTCATCGTCACATTGGCCACCCTGTTCATTCTGCGCGGATTCACGATTTTCATCCCTCAAACGCTTGAACGCAAAACCATCATCGGCGGTATCCGCGAAGCCGCAGAGGGAGATTGGCTGGCGCCCCTTTTTGGTGCCAAGATATTCGGTGGCTTTTTCCAGATGCTTGGGGATGCCGGCGTCATTGACGTCTTCCAGCGCGGCACGCGGCAAGGGCAACCTGTCGTGGACGGCATCCCGATGCTGATCGTTTGGGCGCTTTTGTTGGTTTTGATCGGTCACATACTGCTGACGCGCACCAAATTCGGGAATTGGATTTTTGCAGCCGGCGGAGATCCGGAATCCGCGCGTAATTCCGGTGTTCCGGTGGACCGCGTCAAAATCACGATGTTCATGTTCACCGCCTTTTGCGCAACGGTCTTTGCGACCTGTCAGGTCATGGAGTTTGGCTCTGCGGGGGCGGATCGTGGCTTGCTCAAAGAGTTCGAGGCAATCATTGCCGTCGTCATTGGTGGTGCATTGCTGACGGGGGGATATGGTTCCGTCATCGGTGCGGCTCTCGGCGCGCTGATCTTCGGTGTGGTGCAGCAGGGATTGTTTTTTGCGGGCGTTGAAAGTTCGCTTTTCCGGGTATTTCTTGGAGTGATCCTGCTCTTTGCAGTCATCCTGAACACCTATATCCGCCGTATCATCACAGGGGAGCGTTAA